A stretch of Arthrobacter sunyaminii DNA encodes these proteins:
- a CDS encoding alpha-N-arabinofuranosidase — translation MPQARLTLDPHFTVAPVSRRVFGSFVEHLGRAVYDGIYEPGHRTANEDGFRRDVIELVRELGVSTIRYPGGNFVSGYRWEDGVGPRESRPRRLDLAWHSTETNEVGLDEFARWIKEVDGELMYAVNLGTRGVQEALDVLEYANIPSGTALSDQRIANGSPEPHAIRMWCLGNEMDGPWQLGHGTAEEYARLAAKTARAMRQLDPTLELVVCGSSGAGMPTFGDWERTVLEETYDDVDFISCHAYYEPHDGDMASFLASAVSMDRFIDSVVASADHVKAVRRSDKTMYLSFDEWNVWYQSVYNDVEKITDASEWPQAPRLLENAYSAMDAVVVGSLLISLLRHADRVTAASLAQLVNVIAPITTEPQGPAWRQTTFYPFAITSRLARGTVLDPKIDSPAMVTDAYGDVPMVDAVATHDDAAGTAAVFLVNRSLTDTVTVSIDAGPLGVESVRSAQTLHDDDYSAGNTLQDQDRVVPEPNKSARIENGTVTVTLPPVSWTALELQ, via the coding sequence ATGCCCCAAGCCCGCCTCACCCTTGACCCGCATTTCACGGTGGCCCCAGTCAGCCGACGAGTCTTCGGCTCCTTTGTGGAACACCTCGGCCGCGCCGTTTATGACGGCATCTACGAACCCGGGCACCGCACCGCCAACGAGGACGGCTTCCGCCGCGACGTCATCGAGCTGGTCCGCGAACTGGGAGTCTCCACCATCCGCTATCCGGGCGGAAACTTCGTCTCCGGCTACCGCTGGGAGGACGGCGTGGGCCCCCGCGAGTCCCGGCCCCGCCGGCTGGACCTCGCCTGGCACTCCACAGAGACCAACGAAGTAGGCCTTGATGAGTTCGCCCGCTGGATCAAAGAGGTCGACGGCGAACTCATGTACGCGGTGAACCTCGGCACCCGCGGCGTGCAGGAAGCCCTGGACGTCCTCGAGTACGCCAACATCCCCTCCGGCACCGCACTCTCGGACCAGCGCATCGCCAACGGCAGCCCCGAGCCGCACGCCATCCGCATGTGGTGCCTGGGCAACGAGATGGACGGCCCCTGGCAGCTCGGCCACGGCACCGCCGAAGAATACGCGCGTCTCGCAGCCAAAACCGCGCGGGCCATGCGCCAGCTGGACCCAACGCTGGAACTCGTGGTCTGCGGCAGCTCCGGCGCCGGCATGCCAACCTTCGGCGACTGGGAGCGCACGGTCCTGGAAGAGACCTACGACGACGTCGACTTCATTTCCTGCCACGCCTACTACGAGCCGCACGACGGCGACATGGCCAGCTTCCTGGCCTCGGCAGTCAGCATGGACCGCTTCATCGATTCGGTGGTCGCGAGCGCCGACCATGTGAAGGCCGTCCGCCGCAGCGATAAGACGATGTACCTTTCCTTCGACGAATGGAACGTCTGGTACCAAAGCGTCTACAACGACGTCGAGAAGATCACCGATGCCTCCGAGTGGCCGCAGGCGCCGCGCCTGCTGGAGAACGCCTACTCGGCGATGGACGCCGTCGTCGTCGGGAGTCTCCTGATCAGTCTGCTCCGGCACGCGGACCGGGTGACCGCCGCCAGCCTGGCCCAACTGGTGAACGTGATCGCGCCAATCACCACCGAACCGCAGGGACCGGCGTGGCGGCAGACCACCTTCTACCCGTTCGCGATCACTTCGCGGCTGGCCCGCGGCACGGTCCTGGATCCGAAGATCGACTCCCCCGCCATGGTTACCGACGCCTACGGCGACGTCCCCATGGTCGACGCCGTCGCCACCCACGACGACGCCGCTGGAACCGCCGCGGTGTTCCTGGTCAACCGCAGCCTCACCGACACCGTGACCGTCAGCATCGATGCCGGCCCGCTCGGCGTCGAAAGCGTCCGCAGCGCGCAGACCCTGCATGACGACGATTACTCCGCCGGCAACACCCTTCAGGACCAGGACCGGGTGGTCCCCGAACCCAACAAAAGCGCGCGCATCGAAAACGGCACGGTCACCGTGACCCTTCCCCCGGTCTCGTGGACCGCCCTCGAGCTGCAGTAA
- a CDS encoding LacI family DNA-binding transcriptional regulator, protein MNPTLHDVARAAGVSIKTVSNVLNDNPKVGPETRSRVSRIIDELGYRPNLSARGLRSGKTGVIGLAVPSIRENYFAELADSVIRAAATKGLRVLIEQTNGERKLELEALSGGRLRFVDGMLFSPAALGQDDAGALTVDEPLVLLGERIFGGPTDHVTMHNTSSARAAVEHLLGLGRSRIALVGAPEISEDAASSASLRERGYREALAAAGIAFDPDLVARGGSWGRDTGAEAIRGLCRRGVGFDAVFALNDSLALGALRQLAVEGLRVPEDVAVIGFDNIDEGRFSLPSLTTVDPGRDEIAKTAVQLLVERIGEKGEPLAPRSVKAGFRIVRRESTGFRDDNGGGGVGDGDS, encoded by the coding sequence ATGAATCCAACGCTTCACGATGTTGCCCGTGCCGCCGGCGTTTCCATCAAGACGGTCTCCAATGTCCTCAATGACAATCCCAAAGTGGGGCCGGAAACGCGCTCGCGGGTGAGCCGGATTATTGACGAGCTGGGGTATCGCCCCAACCTGTCCGCGCGCGGATTGCGGTCCGGTAAAACGGGAGTGATTGGGCTGGCCGTTCCCTCCATTCGGGAAAATTACTTTGCCGAGCTGGCGGATTCCGTTATCCGTGCTGCGGCGACAAAGGGCCTGCGGGTTTTGATTGAGCAGACCAACGGTGAGCGGAAGCTGGAGCTGGAGGCCCTCTCCGGCGGACGGCTGCGCTTTGTGGACGGCATGCTGTTCAGTCCCGCCGCGCTGGGGCAGGACGACGCCGGCGCCCTCACCGTGGATGAGCCCCTGGTGCTGCTGGGCGAGCGGATCTTCGGCGGACCCACCGACCACGTCACCATGCACAACACGTCCTCGGCGCGGGCCGCCGTCGAACACCTGCTGGGCCTTGGCCGGTCACGGATTGCTCTGGTGGGTGCGCCGGAGATCTCGGAGGACGCCGCCAGCTCGGCCAGCCTGCGCGAGCGCGGCTACCGCGAGGCCCTTGCCGCCGCGGGCATTGCCTTCGACCCGGATCTAGTGGCCCGCGGCGGCAGCTGGGGACGGGACACCGGAGCTGAGGCCATCCGCGGGCTGTGCCGCCGGGGCGTCGGCTTTGACGCAGTCTTTGCGCTGAACGATTCCCTGGCACTGGGTGCCCTGCGCCAGCTGGCGGTGGAAGGTCTGCGCGTGCCAGAGGACGTGGCCGTGATCGGCTTCGACAACATCGACGAGGGCCGCTTCTCGCTGCCCTCGCTGACCACGGTGGATCCCGGTCGGGACGAGATCGCCAAAACCGCGGTGCAGCTTTTGGTGGAGCGGATCGGGGAGAAGGGGGAGCCTTTGGCGCCCCGGTCGGTGAAGGCCGGGTTCCGGATTGTCCGGCGGGAGTCCACCGGGTTTAGGGACGACAACGGCGGGGGTGGTGTGGGTGACGGGGATAGCTGA